Genomic segment of Plasmodium vinckei vinckei genome assembly, chromosome: PVVCY_10:
caaaaaaattgttggatcatttaaaaaataaattttattttgaagaTAATATTGTTTATCAGTTACTTGACTTTTTGAGCTCAAACAATTTCACCACGCCTTATGATTGGCCTGGTTATCGAATGTTTTTGCATAagtcataattttttaattataagaaaaaataaataaaaaaaaatgggaaaaataataaattaaaaaaagatttaaataaattaaaagagaCAATATTGTGgcgaaatatatatttatatacagcTATCTGCTATGaagtttatatattatgttgatattataaaaacataattaGTTAAGGATTATAAAGTAAACAAAAGTGTGTAAAAAGTGAAACATAAAAAGTGTTCATAATAACAAAACAAGGGTAAATTCCACGaaggaatatatatgtatgccaatataaaaatgggcATAAGCTTATATCAATGAGTTTAAACTTTCTACATAGTCATAAGCTTTTTTTTGAACCATTTTTTGTGTGTTAACACTTCCgtgatttttttcaaataataaccattttgtaaaaatcattttcataACTCGTGTTTTAAATTTGATTGATGAAAATcgttcaaatatatttcgaATAAATTGTAATTCGTTAAgagttaattttttaattttttttttttgattttcatcatcattttcatttttttttgcctTTGTTAATGAATTGATATGTATGTCTAAATAAGTAAACCATATATCTGACCGTTTAGGATATTCCtgaattaatttttcaaaataattttttcctctttctatatttgaatatttatattcaaaacGTGCcgcatttattattatgtttaaatGTTTTCTTTTTGGTAATGCATGTAAagattttaataaaatattatgagcGTATTCTTCATCGTTAAGTGTGTTATGCAAAAGTTCTAAATAGCGagtccatattttttttgaatatttaaattttttaatagctTCTTCACataattcttttaattcattatactttttattcatttttaaaatattcattgtgtgtaaatatatgcttttttcattattcaCAAGTAATGctcttttaaatatttcatttagaTTATCTCCATAAGCACAttccatatttatataacataaatatatatttagttTTTCTTCTATAAGATGTATATCAATAGTTTTTAATGCTCTCTCTGCTATATTTCTAGCTTCTTGTATATCCCCTTTTTCTAAATAATAAGCGATGTAACTTATCCATATagtacttttatttttttcagatactaacaatttttcataatcataaggttttactttttcatcattttgtccattttcattattgataattttattctttaataaaatattattgttatcaTCTTCATCGTAGCTATCAAACTTTTCATCTTCTTCGTTTTCTACTTCGTCCTCTTTATCATGTTTTTCTccagttttttttttcttttttttttttttttttttcttatctTGGATTTCAGCATATAAACTTAAGTTGCCTCTTTTATTATGATCCTTTATAATAGCTTTCCCTTCaacctttttattattttttatttttacattatttttgtcattttctttttcacaAATTTGGTTCTTCCCCTCATTTTGAGGTTCTATTTCCTCATTCGTTGTACCCAATTGATCATCTTCAGCTACTGTCATTTtgtaaacaaatatatcgTTCGATTTTCACTGCAGATTGATGAGTATAAGAGAGGTAACCACAAATCACCCCCTCTCTATGTcataaataagtatatatattgttgcATATACCTActatatgcatacataaaATGCTATTTTACTCGTCCTATTTTctctttctttttaatgTTTCACCATTATTGATATTaggtaatatatatatcagcGAAgcattgaaaaatatttattctaaaggatttttaaattcacaaatttgttaattttaaaacgataaaaaaaagtaaaataaatgggcgaaaataaaaattgttttacattttagagtaatatatgaaaggtattatacataaattgaatttttaaaaaaaatatttacatatatatatggaatttttgaatatttaaaaatataaaaaaacacaaaaaaataaaataaaacaaatgatataaataagcaAAATAATACTACTAAAAATGTAGTGgaaattttgaaatatctacaaaaaataagtatatagtatgcattattaaaatggaatatattacagcaaaaatatatagtgcttattcttgttttttttaaatttattatattttattttcccaTTGTATAACCTtttaatatgtatgtattttATAGTGGTGTTGTTTtcatactaaaaaaatttattaattccttcaatacataaaataaattatttgttaaatgaaaaaatgtaataatggatatttattttcacttggcgatatttttattgtatatcaacatattttagatatttttttagtaacTAAAAtcaaatgtaaatattggGTATTGAACAACtttatgttattttattataaaaatatatagtcacattttgtaaatatttttccatttcttATGGTGTTCTATGAACTTTGATCATCACctcttttaaataatttatttctatattgattaaattgtttcatttgatcatttttaactttattttgagaaatatatttaatattattcactttgaatatattattttgtgacCTAAAAATGCATGGAATAGCTACTTTAGCTGCagctttttttaaaactttaTAAACTGAGTCATCAAAGCCTAAGGAAACAAATGGGCTAATTGTTggtatatgaaaaatagcTTTTCCTGATGGTACTCTAGCAACAAAATAGTCAATTATTCCTTTCCCTTGCCCCATTTTCGTTCCATCTGGTTTTTTCGTTACACTATATGTAGCATGgacattaataaaatactctttttttttccctaAATATTTACGTATAATTTGTTTCATTTCTTCTAATTTTTCACCCCTTATCCTTTTGGGACACGCCGCTATAAGTGATTTCCCGATTTTTATGTCTGGCTCATTAAGCGGTGTTATTCTTCCTTTGGGCGCTTTTAGCCGAACGGGCAATGGACtcttataaattattgGAGGCATTTTGATTAATCATGTGGCATATGTATaagtgcatatatatatttataaatgtaCGTGTGATACCGAAAACTGGTATTACTCTACTTtttgtttgaaaaaaaattatttacacataaattttgtaaGACGCCCTGAgaatatatgtgtatacaaggctatttaataatatatacccCATTAACATACTTTAAAATGGTCACTTATAAGTTGTTAAAGGATGTTATATTAACGAATGTTAAATAGTGGCATTATTACTGATTTACTTTGTTTCATATTTATGAGAAAGCAACACAAACTATGctcattttataattatatatttattcatagATAAACAATACGCATACACAATTGATCGAAGCTtgttttattcattttccATCTTTGTTgattatcaaaatttttttataaataattaaattctGGTATTTTTCATGCTTCCAAATCTTATATCtttgattatttattaaaacttATAGTTATCACATCCTTAAAATTAGCAATTCACgctattttaaataacatAATGAAAACAAGAAAAATTGGtcgtttttatattttttgcaaaactaattcataaaatgaagaatataactattactattttatcGTAGgccgtttttttttcgaaagattttaatattgctccaaaaatatgaatgtattgtcatatatatatattttttttttctcattgctaattatttattcacCTATGATGTAAGCTGAAATAAGtttcatttcattttttttacgaAAAAAGTATTTACAAGTGTTTAGATTTATGAGTATGTTTTTAaagtaaattaaaaaaatagtataaaat
This window contains:
- a CDS encoding rRNA biogenesis protein RRP5, putative, producing the protein MTVAEDDQLGTTNEEIEPQNEGKNQICEKENDKNNVKIKNNKKVEGKAIIKDHNKRGNLSLYAEIQDKKKKKKKKKKKTGEKHDKEDEVENEEDEKFDSYDEDDNNNILLKNKIINNENGQNDEKVKPYDYEKLLVSEKNKSTIWISYIAYYLEKGDIQEARNIAERALKTIDIHLIEEKLNIYLCYINMECAYGDNLNEIFKRALLVNNEKSIYLHTMNILKMNKKYNELKELCEEAIKKFKYSKKIWTRYLELLHNTLNDEEYAHNILLKSLHALPKRKHLNIIINAARFEYKYSNIERGKNYFEKLIQEYPKRSDIWFTYLDIHINSLTKAKKNENDDENQKKKIKKLTLNELQFIRNIFERFSSIKFKTRVMKMIFTKWLLFEKNHGSVNTQKMVQKKAYDYVESLNSLI
- a CDS encoding mitochondrial ribosomal protein L16 precursor, putative translates to MPPIIYKSPLPVRLKAPKGRITPLNEPDIKIGKSLIAACPKRIRGEKLEEMKQIIRKYLGKKKEYFINVHATYSVTKKPDGTKMGQGKGIIDYFVARVPSGKAIFHIPTISPFVSLGFDDSVYKVLKKAAAKVAIPCIFRSQNNIFKVNNIKYISQNKVKNDQMKQFNQYRNKLFKRGDDQSS